In Mytilus edulis chromosome 4, xbMytEdul2.2, whole genome shotgun sequence, the following proteins share a genomic window:
- the LOC139520289 gene encoding uncharacterized protein codes for MANAQLNDIPLGMATPSRESGALDSEDHRVIDENVSFTAVAVETDKVVESLGSSHKARRNISSRQDDEMSLVDGTEEDVRQSWSDLDTKNPKRKRDDSVPSRKVFSAGAHKQPAVCGRQTSSPSTSFREETLAGKPVTEQTGEQLWSAPESAPEPDPEPNPDSTSEQPSVQETCKPIERKG; via the exons ATGGCTAACGCCCAACTCAATGACATTCCGTTAGGGATGGCTACACCGTCTCGAGAGAGCGGTGCACTTGATTCGGAAGACCATAGGGTCATTGATGAAAATGTAAGTTTTACCGCAGTGGCGGTAGAAACTGATAAGGTAGTCGAGTCTTTGGGCTCTTCTCACAAGGCGAGGAGAAATATCTCTTCTCGTCAAGATGATGAAATGTCGTTAGTCGACGGGACAGAAGAAGATGTCAGACAGAGCTGGTCTGACCTAGATACCAAAAACCCTAAACGGAAACGGGACGACTCCGTACCTAGCAGAAAAG TTTTTTCAGCAGGGGCCCACAAACAACCTGCAGTCTGTGGGCGGCAGACAAGCTCTCCATCCACAAGTTTCAGGGAAGAGACCTTGGCAGGGAAACCAGTCACAGAACAGACAGGGGAACAGTTATGGTCAGCGCCAGAATCAGCGCCAGAACCAGACCCAGAACCAAATCCAGACTCAACCTCAGAACAACCAAGTGTTCAAGAAACCTGCAAACCGATAGAACGG AAAGGATAG